The Leptospira andrefontaineae genome has a segment encoding these proteins:
- a CDS encoding GAF domain-containing SpoIIE family protein phosphatase, with product MSFKQLSLALISDITARINSTDDLEELLGIIIETTKDVLNTEGCSLLLYDPDEDCLVFQVAKGDKGESLTELKVPRGKGIAGMVLESLEPVIVNDAENDPRIYRNIDDAVGFTTKNLICVPMKAQGEIQGVLEAVNSLERPEFTNKDIKILEYLSDLAAIAIRNRRLIRDLKDRARELDCLYQISQAISNISELDQFLNLTVNSISDVLGAERVSLIFQNPRTKAFELSKSIGFSLEEESHLVDESRGILNEILSQGKAILVQGQTDINPDLLTPNRYKTRSFVSVPIRQDGTIIGVLNAADKMSGDSFSHQDLSILSTISNQIAEAYNSLLAKNQKEKLTSIRRDMQIASQIQINSLPNIPKKMHLLEIETSYTASKEIGGDFYDLIYHNPDEVSILIADVSGKGIAAALFMEFSKTIIAGEVARNSSTSISLMGANRIIQEKSGYFMFVTVMLTRINMLKKRIRYSSAGHNEQLLYKAKEKKVLLLSGKGMPLGIKESEIEEHEVEYQPGDLLVLYTDGVSETTNKDGEMYSLENLAKLIERNGDMPVENLKELILDTTDAFRGEADPHDDYTLVMVRLN from the coding sequence ATGAGTTTCAAACAGCTCTCCTTAGCTCTTATTTCAGACATTACCGCCAGGATCAACTCCACCGACGATCTGGAAGAACTTTTGGGAATTATTATAGAGACCACAAAAGATGTACTCAATACGGAAGGATGTTCCCTTCTGCTCTATGATCCAGACGAAGATTGTCTAGTATTCCAAGTCGCCAAAGGTGATAAGGGGGAATCCCTTACCGAATTAAAAGTCCCTAGAGGAAAAGGGATCGCTGGAATGGTGTTAGAAAGTCTGGAACCAGTCATCGTAAACGATGCAGAAAACGATCCTAGAATTTATAGAAACATAGACGACGCAGTTGGATTCACCACAAAGAACCTGATTTGTGTTCCGATGAAGGCACAGGGTGAGATCCAAGGAGTTCTGGAAGCGGTAAACTCTTTAGAAAGGCCTGAATTTACTAATAAAGACATTAAAATATTAGAATATCTTTCTGATCTTGCGGCAATCGCGATCAGGAACAGAAGGTTGATCCGCGACTTAAAAGACCGTGCAAGAGAATTAGATTGTCTTTACCAGATCAGCCAGGCGATTTCTAATATTAGTGAGTTGGATCAGTTCTTAAATCTGACTGTTAACTCAATTTCCGATGTTTTAGGTGCGGAAAGAGTTTCTTTGATCTTCCAAAATCCTAGGACAAAAGCGTTCGAACTTTCTAAATCCATTGGTTTCAGTTTGGAAGAAGAATCCCATTTGGTGGATGAGTCTCGAGGGATTTTAAACGAAATCTTATCCCAAGGAAAAGCAATCTTAGTACAAGGGCAAACGGATATTAATCCGGACCTTCTCACACCGAATCGTTATAAGACTAGATCTTTCGTCTCTGTTCCGATCCGTCAGGATGGTACAATCATAGGTGTCTTGAATGCTGCGGATAAGATGAGTGGAGATAGTTTCTCTCATCAGGATCTTTCTATCTTAAGCACAATTTCCAACCAGATCGCAGAGGCTTATAATAGTCTTTTGGCAAAAAACCAAAAAGAGAAGTTAACCTCTATCCGAAGAGATATGCAAATTGCTTCTCAAATCCAGATCAACTCTCTGCCGAATATTCCTAAGAAGATGCATCTACTGGAGATTGAAACTTCTTACACTGCATCCAAAGAGATCGGTGGGGACTTTTATGATCTGATCTATCATAATCCTGACGAAGTAAGTATCTTAATCGCAGACGTTTCCGGAAAAGGGATCGCGGCTGCTCTATTTATGGAATTTTCCAAGACGATTATCGCCGGTGAAGTGGCACGTAACTCTTCTACAAGCATCAGTCTTATGGGAGCAAATCGGATCATCCAGGAGAAGTCCGGTTATTTTATGTTCGTCACTGTGATGCTCACTCGTATCAATATGCTCAAAAAAAGAATACGTTATTCTAGTGCGGGCCATAACGAGCAGCTATTATATAAAGCTAAGGAGAAGAAGGTACTACTTCTCTCCGGAAAAGGAATGCCTTTAGGTATCAAAGAGTCAGAGATAGAAGAACATGAAGTAGAATACCAGCCTGGTGACCTTCTCGTTCTATACACTGACGGAGTAAGCGAGACTACGAACAAAGACGGAGAAATGTATTCTCTGGAAAATCTCGCAAAATTAATAGAAAGAAACGGGGATATGCCCGTGGAAAATCTAAAAGAGCTGATCTTAGATACTACCGACGCATTCAGAGGAGAAGCAGATCCTCATGACGATTACACTTTAGTAATGGTCCGACTCAATTAG
- a CDS encoding ATP-dependent 6-phosphofructokinase, with protein MNTKIRNFGPCKIESPAAYEYYTGDESKVVFKTVFETEESWKEYIGEGAEFFEQAGPRKKIYFDPKEVTAGIVTCGGLCPGINDVIRGIVMELNYRYGVKRILGFPYGYQGLVKKFDHKPIELNPENVAHIGRDGGTILASSRGNQDPSDMVDRLSLYGVKMLFCIGGDGTLRGAKEIVSEIDRRGEEISVIGVPKTIDNDINYVQKTFGFSTAFSKAMEAVECAHVEAKGAPNGIGVVKLMGRHSGFIAVNAALASQNVNYCLIPEVDFDLKGKGSFLDVLKNRILTREHAVIIVAEGAGQKFFGKNEERDASGNLKLGDIGVYLKNSIQDFFKAEKIEVNVKYIDPSYIIRSIPANPEDSIFCGFLAQNAVHAAMAGKTDIVIGMWNNVFTHLPIDIAIQERKVLQPTKSTLWRTLLASTGQPAHMVAE; from the coding sequence ATGAACACAAAGATCAGAAATTTCGGACCTTGCAAAATTGAAAGTCCTGCCGCTTATGAATATTACACCGGAGACGAATCCAAGGTAGTTTTCAAGACGGTATTCGAAACGGAAGAGAGCTGGAAGGAATATATTGGAGAAGGAGCCGAATTTTTTGAACAAGCGGGTCCTCGAAAGAAGATCTACTTCGACCCAAAAGAAGTGACTGCCGGGATCGTGACCTGTGGAGGGCTTTGTCCAGGGATCAACGACGTGATCCGAGGCATCGTAATGGAATTAAATTATAGATACGGGGTTAAACGTATCCTTGGATTTCCTTACGGTTACCAAGGCCTTGTCAAAAAATTTGATCATAAGCCTATCGAGCTAAATCCGGAAAATGTAGCTCATATCGGAAGGGACGGAGGTACCATTCTCGCATCTTCCAGAGGAAACCAAGACCCTTCCGACATGGTAGATAGACTCTCTTTGTATGGAGTTAAGATGTTATTCTGCATCGGAGGAGATGGAACCTTAAGAGGAGCCAAAGAGATCGTAAGTGAGATAGACAGAAGGGGGGAAGAGATCTCCGTCATTGGGGTTCCCAAAACTATAGATAACGATATCAATTATGTTCAAAAAACATTCGGATTTTCTACCGCCTTCTCCAAAGCGATGGAAGCTGTAGAATGTGCTCATGTGGAAGCGAAAGGTGCACCAAATGGGATCGGTGTAGTAAAATTGATGGGTAGGCATTCCGGTTTTATCGCAGTGAACGCAGCTCTGGCTTCTCAAAACGTGAACTATTGCCTGATCCCTGAAGTCGATTTTGATCTGAAAGGAAAAGGTTCCTTCTTAGATGTTTTAAAAAATAGGATCTTAACGAGAGAACACGCAGTGATCATTGTGGCAGAAGGTGCGGGCCAAAAGTTTTTCGGCAAAAACGAAGAAAGAGACGCTTCCGGAAATCTAAAATTAGGCGATATTGGAGTGTATCTCAAAAATTCCATCCAGGACTTCTTCAAAGCAGAGAAGATAGAAGTGAATGTGAAATATATAGATCCAAGTTATATCATTCGTTCGATTCCTGCAAACCCTGAGGATTCTATATTCTGCGGATTTTTGGCCCAGAATGCAGTGCATGCGGCAATGGCAGGTAAAACGGATATAGTGATCGGCATGTGGAATAATGTGTTTACCCATCTTCCGATCGATATAGCTATCCAAGAAAGAAAGGTTCTTCAGCCTACCAAAAGTACTTTATGGAGAACATTACTGGCTTCTACGGGGCAACCAGCTCATATGGTGGCGGAATAG
- a CDS encoding LIC_20087 family outer membrane protein, whose amino-acid sequence MTEFSLAKQIIPSYINKYRMRTEKMTYDSKSLPKRKRSFFRKTFPSLLQVIFPFVASLSVIYGENSSTFFWDSFDNFSKNTALFSQKEISEGKVEKEEHKVQFFSSLTFKYPYEMKVFQEYIPTESSSASFNSIPGLPNKLPNQPRILLQKREFFALYPSLGREEVFVMAMSMGQSKDNKSEAYVGANTERRAFDSLTDVRATSSVMPGLGSNLSRGLDNQAGNLLFGYLLGRAGIQMDLGWRMAGNNVGLAIPESAKSSIGISYSLVSNSSSLNKMDFFLQVSGIKRFNDKSLLQIDTPQAFRGWQQGYEYYVNPGFSISTKNLSFEGLVRLPLHQPFPNTDGLLTPEIQGMLGVKYKFSDSSPNLQK is encoded by the coding sequence ATGACGGAATTTTCATTGGCAAAGCAGATTATTCCGTCATATATCAATAAATATAGGATGAGAACCGAGAAGATGACATATGATTCCAAATCTCTTCCTAAACGTAAACGCTCGTTCTTTAGAAAGACCTTCCCTTCCCTCTTGCAGGTGATTTTTCCTTTTGTAGCGAGCCTGTCCGTAATATACGGAGAGAACAGTTCTACTTTTTTCTGGGATTCTTTCGACAACTTTTCTAAAAATACGGCCCTATTTTCCCAAAAGGAAATATCTGAAGGCAAAGTCGAGAAGGAAGAACATAAGGTCCAATTTTTCTCTTCTCTTACATTCAAATATCCTTATGAAATGAAAGTGTTTCAGGAATATATACCGACCGAATCTTCATCCGCATCTTTCAATTCTATTCCAGGACTTCCTAATAAATTACCAAACCAACCTAGGATACTTTTACAGAAGAGGGAATTTTTCGCTCTTTATCCTTCTCTAGGAAGAGAAGAAGTTTTTGTAATGGCGATGAGTATGGGCCAAAGCAAGGACAATAAATCCGAGGCTTATGTAGGAGCTAATACTGAAAGAAGAGCGTTCGATTCTCTGACAGACGTGAGAGCCACTTCTTCCGTTATGCCTGGTCTAGGTTCTAACCTTTCTAGAGGTTTGGACAACCAAGCTGGGAATTTACTCTTCGGATATTTACTCGGAAGAGCGGGGATCCAAATGGACTTGGGCTGGAGAATGGCAGGAAATAACGTAGGTTTGGCGATCCCAGAGTCTGCGAAATCTTCCATCGGGATCAGCTATTCCTTGGTCTCGAATTCCAGCAGCTTGAACAAGATGGACTTCTTCCTACAAGTATCCGGGATCAAAAGATTTAACGACAAAAGTCTTTTGCAGATCGATACTCCTCAAGCTTTCAGAGGATGGCAACAAGGTTACGAGTATTATGTGAACCCTGGATTTTCGATCTCTACAAAAAACTTAAGTTTCGAAGGTTTAGTACGTTTACCTCTTCACCAACCATTTCCAAATACGGACGGACTCTTAACACCTGAAATCCAAGGTATGCTCGGGGTAAAATACAAATTCTCGGACAGTTCTCCTAACCTACAAAAATAA